One stretch of Bacteroidota bacterium DNA includes these proteins:
- a CDS encoding GntR family transcriptional regulator — translation MPIELNDSTPLYLQIVDDIKAQIASKKLKVGEKIGSHSELAAHYGVSLITIKKALATMIYEGVAFSRVGMGTYVAKSLLESNQREQQTIGLVFRDIRSPFFSRVMDSVEEAAYKLGYHVLISNSSNKAEREDSQIARFRKFGVKGMIIASMTHEYHATPTIKKLLQEHFPFVMVSYIADEDIPFVGCDHELGGFIATNYLIKLGYQRIGYINGEKGNEVGNLRLQGYKRALRIHGRQIDEGLLFHLGMRGEWYDYQSGYEIGKQFKKIKVQPDAMFVYNDLAALGFEYAILEQGLRVPEDVAIIGFDDIESGQFAATPLTTIQQPTNIIGHQAMDVLVRQIEGKKGSIRRILKPQLIIRDSCVSGRKTISSKIQTHSKPKRR, via the coding sequence ATGCCTATTGAACTAAACGACTCTACCCCACTCTATCTTCAAATCGTTGACGATATTAAGGCCCAAATTGCTTCCAAAAAGCTTAAGGTCGGCGAGAAGATTGGCTCCCATTCAGAACTAGCTGCCCATTACGGAGTAAGCCTTATTACGATAAAAAAAGCCCTCGCAACAATGATTTACGAAGGAGTTGCCTTTAGCAGGGTCGGTATGGGAACCTATGTCGCTAAGTCTCTTCTTGAGTCAAACCAACGCGAGCAGCAAACGATCGGACTTGTTTTCCGGGATATCCGCTCTCCTTTTTTTTCACGCGTCATGGACAGCGTTGAGGAAGCCGCTTACAAACTTGGGTATCACGTTCTCATTTCAAATTCATCCAATAAGGCGGAACGCGAAGATTCTCAGATAGCACGGTTCCGAAAGTTTGGGGTTAAGGGTATGATCATTGCATCCATGACCCATGAATACCATGCTACTCCTACCATTAAAAAATTATTGCAGGAACACTTCCCTTTTGTCATGGTCTCGTATATCGCTGATGAAGATATTCCCTTCGTTGGTTGTGATCACGAACTTGGAGGATTCATCGCTACCAATTATCTGATAAAACTTGGGTATCAAAGAATCGGGTATATCAATGGAGAAAAAGGAAACGAAGTCGGTAATCTTCGACTTCAAGGATATAAACGGGCCCTGCGAATACATGGCAGACAAATAGATGAAGGATTACTCTTTCACCTGGGTATGCGCGGCGAATGGTACGATTATCAATCTGGCTACGAAATTGGAAAGCAATTTAAAAAGATTAAAGTACAGCCTGATGCGATGTTTGTCTATAACGACCTTGCTGCACTCGGTTTTGAATATGCAATCCTAGAACAAGGATTGCGAGTTCCTGAAGACGTTGCAATTATTGGTTTCGACGACATTGAAAGCGGTCAATTTGCTGCGACTCCTTTGACGACAATCCAACAACCGACAAATATCATTGGACATCAAGCAATGGATGTACTTGTCCGACAAATTGAGGGTAAAAAAGGATCAATACGTCGCATTTTGAAACCACAGCTTATTATTCGTGATTCATGTGTTAGCGGACGAAAAACTATTTCATCAAAGATACAAACACACAGTAAACCTAAACGGCGTTAA
- a CDS encoding DUF1801 domain-containing protein, translated as MKSKKSKEVNAYLKHSPKHVRGLMIAVREIILAAFPDIEETIKFTVPFYTRKGLLCYISPLKTKDGIYIGFVKGYLMSDEHGIFTGKELKQIRHIEFRKESDIKKRLFKKYLEEAVMFNELKKDAFIFE; from the coding sequence ATGAAATCTAAAAAATCCAAAGAAGTAAATGCGTACCTCAAGCATTCTCCAAAACATGTCCGTGGTCTTATGATCGCTGTTCGCGAAATTATTTTAGCAGCATTCCCTGATATTGAAGAAACAATTAAATTTACTGTTCCGTTTTACACAAGAAAAGGGTTGCTTTGTTACATAAGTCCCCTCAAAACAAAAGATGGTATCTATATTGGTTTTGTCAAAGGATATTTGATGTCTGATGAGCATGGAATATTTACCGGTAAGGAACTGAAACAAATCAGGCATATTGAATTCAGAAAAGAATCGGATATTAAAAAAAGATTGTTTAAAAAATATCTTGAAGAGGCAGTGATGTTCAATGAACTAAAAAAAGATGCATTTATTTTTGAATGA
- the ruvA gene encoding Holliday junction branch migration protein RuvA: protein MISYLKGIVTKKSPTEIIIEVMGVGYAVNISLSTYEQLTEVNTEVTILTHHHIREDAQVLYGFSSDGEREMFRMLISVSGIGPRMAQTILSGIRPDELARTITTSAISTLTAIPGVGKKTAERLVLELKDKVAKIEGSDKIIDFPNTGASTRSEALTALMSLGFSREKAEQSLRGVLNDINGNNISIEDLIKRALQYTSK from the coding sequence ATGATCTCATATCTTAAAGGCATAGTAACAAAAAAATCTCCGACAGAGATTATCATTGAAGTGATGGGAGTGGGATATGCTGTCAATATATCACTTTCTACATACGAACAATTGACAGAAGTCAATACGGAAGTTACCATCCTAACGCATCACCATATTCGTGAAGATGCCCAAGTGTTGTATGGATTCTCCTCTGACGGCGAACGAGAAATGTTTCGCATGTTGATTAGTGTATCAGGTATTGGCCCGAGGATGGCTCAAACAATACTTTCCGGAATTCGCCCTGATGAATTAGCACGCACAATCACTACTAGTGCTATTTCTACTTTAACGGCAATTCCAGGTGTCGGGAAAAAGACCGCTGAACGCTTGGTGCTTGAACTGAAAGATAAAGTGGCAAAAATCGAAGGCTCCGACAAGATCATCGACTTTCCAAATACTGGAGCATCCACTCGTTCCGAAGCATTGACAGCGTTAATGTCACTTGGTTTTTCCCGGGAAAAAGCGGAACAATCGTTGCGAGGAGTGCTGAACGATATCAACGGCAACAATATTTCTATCGAAGATCTTATTAAACGCGCTCTACAATACACATCGAAATAA
- the ruvC gene encoding crossover junction endodeoxyribonuclease RuvC translates to MIILGVDPGTLIAGYGVIEQNGKTLSLLDVGVIKNASEVSMPLRLKKIYSTLCSVIDRFHPDEFAIETAFYSKNAQSALKIGQARGVSILAGVNHEIPVTEYSPREIKKAVTGKGAASKEQVQYMMISMLKLRSTPKHFDSTDALAVAVCHAFKISSSESTLPSKVRNNGKNWKSYIASHPDKIITFNKTT, encoded by the coding sequence ATGATTATTTTGGGAGTTGATCCGGGAACATTGATAGCAGGTTACGGCGTCATCGAGCAAAATGGAAAGACCTTGTCCTTGCTTGATGTTGGTGTAATTAAGAATGCTTCTGAAGTGTCAATGCCTCTTCGACTAAAGAAAATTTATTCGACTTTATGCTCCGTTATCGATAGATTTCATCCGGATGAGTTTGCAATTGAGACAGCCTTTTATTCAAAGAATGCTCAATCTGCACTCAAGATAGGACAGGCGCGGGGAGTTTCAATCTTAGCGGGAGTTAATCACGAAATTCCAGTAACGGAATACTCACCACGTGAAATTAAAAAAGCAGTAACAGGAAAAGGGGCTGCGTCAAAAGAACAAGTACAGTATATGATGATATCGATGTTGAAATTGCGATCGACGCCCAAACATTTTGATTCAACGGATGCTCTTGCAGTTGCAGTATGTCATGCTTTTAAAATTTCATCTTCAGAGTCCACTCTTCCATCAAAAGTCCGTAACAATGGTAAGAATTGGAAATCATACATTGCATCTCATCCCGATAAAATTATTACATTCAACAAAACTACATGA
- the recJ gene encoding single-stranded-DNA-specific exonuclease RecJ → MTSKKEYRWTVAPAPPAELVKQLSDELTISSSLVSILINRGIDTFEKAKKYFRPSINQLHDPFLMDGMYIAVDRLLRAKNNNEKILVYGDYDVDGTNGAGMLYLYFKEIGCDVTYYIPDRLTEGYGISQPGVEFAKKEGVTLLVAIDCGITALAQVEYAGQLGIDVIICDHHEPADELPNAVAILDALKPNCRYPFKSLCGTGVGYKFIQAVARTLGHEEKIEKYVDFVALATTADIVPLIDENRIFVRLGLERINSNTRPGIRALLESAGLKIGAITTGQIVFAMAPRINAVGRLGDAKRAVELLVSDDYQDSIAFARVLEQENLTRRKIDEGVFIEAQSLIEQYFKDNGDGAIVMHQEKWHPGVVGIVASRMVEKYYRPAVMLTTLEGVAKGSARSISGVNIHQALKMVEDKLLQFGGHKYAAGLSVDLDRVDEFRVAFNAVVKGMLTEDLLTPLIHIDTEIDLAELTPKYLRILKQCAPFGPQNMRPTFLAKGVQVIGLPRIVGKDHLRFKIKKNGISFDCIGFGLGSMMNKVKEKLNNLDLVFSIDENDFTGVTLTQLKIKDLK, encoded by the coding sequence TTGACATCAAAAAAAGAATACCGGTGGACGGTCGCTCCCGCTCCACCAGCAGAACTTGTTAAACAACTGTCTGACGAGTTAACTATCTCCTCTTCACTTGTTTCTATTCTCATCAACCGGGGAATCGATACATTTGAAAAAGCGAAAAAATATTTCCGCCCTTCTATCAATCAACTACACGATCCTTTCTTAATGGATGGGATGTACATTGCTGTTGACCGGCTTCTCCGCGCCAAGAATAACAATGAAAAGATCCTTGTCTACGGCGATTATGATGTTGACGGGACCAACGGAGCAGGAATGCTCTATCTCTATTTCAAGGAGATCGGTTGCGATGTTACTTATTATATTCCTGATCGTTTGACGGAAGGATATGGCATTTCACAGCCTGGCGTTGAATTTGCAAAAAAAGAAGGAGTCACCCTCCTCGTTGCTATTGATTGCGGCATTACGGCATTAGCACAAGTTGAGTACGCCGGTCAACTCGGAATTGATGTGATCATTTGCGACCATCACGAACCAGCTGATGAATTGCCAAACGCCGTTGCAATCCTTGACGCCTTAAAACCGAATTGTCGCTACCCGTTCAAAAGTCTTTGTGGAACGGGAGTTGGTTATAAATTCATTCAAGCAGTTGCACGCACGTTAGGACACGAAGAGAAAATAGAAAAGTATGTTGACTTCGTTGCCCTTGCAACCACTGCGGATATTGTCCCACTAATCGACGAGAATCGAATTTTTGTCCGCCTCGGTCTTGAACGAATCAACTCCAATACTCGTCCTGGAATTCGCGCACTATTAGAAAGCGCAGGTTTGAAGATCGGCGCAATCACAACGGGGCAAATTGTGTTTGCAATGGCTCCCCGCATTAATGCCGTCGGCCGGCTTGGTGATGCAAAACGTGCAGTCGAATTGCTCGTCAGCGATGATTATCAAGATTCGATTGCGTTTGCCCGCGTGCTGGAACAGGAAAATCTCACTCGTCGGAAGATTGACGAAGGTGTCTTTATAGAAGCGCAAAGTCTGATCGAACAATATTTTAAAGATAACGGCGACGGCGCCATTGTGATGCATCAAGAGAAGTGGCATCCGGGTGTCGTCGGTATTGTCGCATCGCGTATGGTGGAAAAATATTACCGTCCTGCTGTGATGTTAACAACACTCGAAGGTGTTGCGAAGGGATCCGCTCGAAGTATTTCCGGTGTGAACATTCACCAAGCGCTAAAAATGGTGGAAGATAAATTGCTTCAGTTTGGCGGACATAAATATGCTGCAGGATTAAGCGTTGATCTGGATAGAGTTGATGAATTCCGCGTAGCATTTAATGCTGTTGTAAAAGGAATGTTAACGGAAGATTTGCTCACCCCGTTGATTCATATCGATACAGAAATCGATCTTGCAGAATTAACTCCAAAATATCTTAGAATTTTGAAACAATGCGCTCCCTTCGGTCCGCAAAATATGCGACCGACCTTCCTTGCCAAAGGTGTTCAGGTTATTGGCCTTCCTCGGATTGTTGGAAAAGATCACTTGCGGTTCAAAATTAAAAAGAACGGCATTTCATTTGATTGTATCGGATTTGGGCTCGGGTCAATGATGAACAAAGTGAAAGAAAAATTAAATAATCTTGATCTTGTATTTTCGATTGACGAGAACGATTTTACAGGAGTTACACTGACGCAGTTAAAAATAAAAGACCTTAAATGA
- a CDS encoding ribonuclease HI family protein has protein sequence MKLKAFTDGASRGNPGHAAIGIVIKDEQRATVLTHKRYLGSTTNNIAEYTALLECIELVRDSETFRCTELVVQTDSELMARQLNGQYKVKDPGLKVMFQKVKAALGSASFKFSIGHIPRSLNKEADALANEAIDLQM, from the coding sequence ATGAAATTAAAAGCTTTTACCGATGGTGCATCGCGCGGTAATCCCGGCCATGCAGCTATCGGGATAGTTATAAAAGATGAGCAACGTGCTACCGTACTCACTCACAAGCGATATCTGGGATCGACAACAAATAATATCGCAGAATATACTGCACTGCTTGAGTGTATAGAATTAGTGCGCGATTCAGAAACTTTTCGCTGCACTGAACTTGTTGTACAGACGGACAGCGAATTGATGGCCCGTCAATTAAACGGCCAGTACAAAGTAAAAGATCCCGGTTTGAAAGTGATGTTCCAAAAAGTGAAAGCAGCTCTGGGATCGGCATCATTCAAATTTTCTATCGGTCATATCCCCCGCTCTTTAAATAAAGAAGCGGATGCGTTGGCAAATGAAGCGATCGATTTACAAATGTAA
- a CDS encoding C4-type zinc ribbon domain-containing protein, with protein MEETLRLLYLLQKVDSNLDDVEELKGDLPETVRDLKKEIAELTEKADSKQKFIDNFVASRNKADNDIKDFEEKLKKYKEQQYQVRNNKEYDAITKEIDFAEESVKTLGKQFEDFENHMSIAKGELEEYQNSLNELNETLKEKADELAVVSKETEEEELKYNHEREKIVARLNKDILGRYDKIRSGRGKAVSTIRKQSCSGCGNRVPPQHVMEIRRNDKIYLCQHCGRIVVSDELAHTANAVQ; from the coding sequence TTGGAAGAAACACTTCGGTTATTATATCTGCTTCAAAAAGTTGACAGCAATTTGGATGATGTAGAAGAATTAAAGGGCGATCTGCCGGAAACAGTGCGCGATCTGAAAAAAGAAATCGCCGAATTGACGGAAAAAGCAGATTCAAAACAGAAGTTTATTGATAACTTTGTCGCTTCCAGAAATAAAGCAGATAACGACATCAAAGATTTCGAAGAGAAACTGAAAAAATATAAAGAACAACAGTATCAAGTCCGCAACAATAAAGAATATGATGCGATCACGAAAGAAATCGACTTTGCAGAAGAATCGGTGAAAACCCTTGGCAAACAGTTTGAGGATTTTGAAAACCACATGTCCATTGCAAAGGGCGAATTGGAAGAATATCAAAACTCGTTGAATGAACTGAACGAAACATTGAAGGAAAAAGCGGATGAACTTGCGGTCGTTTCTAAAGAGACGGAAGAAGAGGAATTGAAATATAATCACGAACGTGAAAAAATCGTTGCCCGATTAAATAAAGATATTTTAGGACGGTATGATAAAATTCGATCGGGACGCGGAAAAGCAGTTTCGACAATCAGAAAACAATCGTGCAGCGGCTGTGGCAACAGAGTGCCTCCTCAACACGTTATGGAAATCCGCCGCAATGATAAAATATATCTCTGTCAGCATTGCGGACGTATCGTTGTATCGGATGAATTAGCACATACAGCGAACGCGGTTCAATGA
- a CDS encoding Nif3-like dinuclear metal center hexameric protein, which yields MKIKEFQNQFEQIAPSAVAWDRDNVGLLIGRENDTIRNILVALDLTMDVAKEAKQKNVNFIVTHHPLLFHPLKKITEPSRVGELVLYLTKHKINVFAAHTNLDSVNWGVNFSLAKTLGLTDVKVLSPMKQSLTSIVVFVPEGHTERVAEAMHEAGAGMFSTYDHCSFRGEGTGTFRGMNDAKPFLGTVGVLERAKETRLEMLVENWKIGSVLLAMLKAHPYEEVAYQLHPLENKNTEYGLGAIGNLKNGIAQKDFLTLVKRKLKVKALRFSGNARTIKRVAVCGGSGSEYINDAIALHADAMVTADLKYHTFQDAEEKILLIDAGHYETERIILPVLADKIIEMFKRNNHSEKIFITQHSTNPVHIF from the coding sequence GTGAAAATAAAAGAATTCCAAAATCAGTTTGAGCAGATTGCCCCTTCAGCTGTAGCGTGGGACAGAGATAATGTTGGACTTCTTATTGGGCGTGAAAATGACACCATAAGAAATATTTTAGTTGCACTCGATCTAACGATGGATGTTGCGAAAGAGGCGAAGCAAAAAAATGTAAATTTTATTGTCACGCATCATCCGTTGTTATTTCATCCCTTAAAAAAAATTACGGAACCTTCTCGCGTTGGCGAACTCGTTCTGTATCTTACGAAACATAAGATTAATGTATTTGCTGCACATACAAATTTAGACAGTGTGAATTGGGGTGTAAATTTTTCGTTGGCAAAAACATTGGGATTGACTGATGTAAAAGTCCTCTCCCCCATGAAGCAAAGTTTGACGTCAATTGTTGTGTTTGTTCCTGAAGGACACACGGAACGTGTTGCTGAAGCGATGCATGAAGCGGGTGCCGGAATGTTCTCGACATACGATCATTGCAGTTTCCGTGGCGAAGGTACTGGCACGTTTCGCGGAATGAATGATGCAAAACCTTTTCTCGGTACGGTGGGAGTATTAGAACGAGCAAAAGAGACGCGTTTAGAAATGTTAGTTGAAAACTGGAAGATTGGATCCGTTCTGTTGGCCATGTTGAAAGCGCATCCATATGAAGAAGTCGCTTATCAATTGCATCCACTAGAAAATAAAAATACGGAATATGGATTGGGAGCAATCGGCAATCTGAAAAATGGAATAGCTCAAAAAGATTTTTTAACTCTTGTAAAAAGGAAACTGAAAGTAAAAGCGTTACGTTTTTCTGGAAACGCTCGCACCATCAAACGCGTTGCTGTTTGTGGTGGTTCAGGAAGTGAGTATATCAACGATGCCATTGCACTCCATGCGGATGCCATGGTAACAGCGGACCTAAAATATCACACATTCCAAGATGCTGAAGAAAAAATATTGTTGATAGATGCAGGACATTATGAGACAGAACGGATCATACTCCCTGTTCTTGCTGATAAGATTATTGAAATGTTCAAACGGAACAACCATTCCGAAAAAATTTTTATTACACAACATAGTACAAATCCCGTACATATATTTTAA
- a CDS encoding phosphatidylserine decarboxylase family protein, protein MAKNLFFGDFFQPNLNPLECNALITEYGYDVFFSVTVFCLILGLGSYFFVDQTIAKSVLIASAILLFIFTLNFFQDPERVTPSGENLVISPADGTVIKIEDVVEEKYLKGEAKMVSIFMSPVNVHVNRNPITGTVGYFEYVKGEFFAAFEDKASLKNEQTHIGMENGKGKVFFKQIAGFIARRIVANVAVGDSVEAGKRFGMIKFGSRVDIYVPKSAEIRVVINQKTVAGETIVAEMK, encoded by the coding sequence ATGGCGAAAAATTTATTCTTTGGCGATTTCTTTCAACCAAATCTTAATCCTTTGGAGTGTAACGCATTGATCACTGAGTACGGCTATGATGTCTTCTTTTCTGTTACGGTATTTTGTCTTATCCTGGGTTTAGGTTCTTATTTCTTCGTTGATCAAACCATTGCAAAATCAGTTCTTATCGCATCGGCAATACTGCTTTTTATCTTCACGCTAAACTTTTTTCAAGACCCGGAAAGGGTAACTCCGTCAGGGGAAAATCTGGTTATTTCGCCTGCTGATGGCACGGTTATCAAAATTGAAGATGTTGTTGAAGAAAAGTATCTAAAAGGGGAAGCAAAGATGGTGTCCATTTTTATGTCTCCAGTGAACGTACATGTGAACCGAAATCCGATAACAGGTACCGTTGGATATTTTGAATATGTGAAAGGGGAGTTTTTTGCAGCATTTGAAGACAAAGCATCCCTGAAAAATGAGCAGACTCATATTGGTATGGAAAATGGGAAGGGAAAAGTATTTTTCAAGCAGATTGCCGGGTTTATTGCGCGAAGAATTGTAGCCAATGTGGCTGTGGGAGACAGTGTTGAAGCGGGAAAGCGTTTCGGAATGATCAAATTTGGGTCACGCGTTGATATTTATGTTCCGAAGAGCGCAGAGATAAGAGTTGTGATAAATCAAAAAACTGTCGCCGGCGAAACAATTGTTGCGGAGATGAAGTGA
- the pssA gene encoding CDP-diacylglycerol--serine O-phosphatidyltransferase translates to MRITRAVVPTLFTVLNMFCGLLSIVQSSEGHFVEASYFIILAGAFDALDGLMARLTKSSSQFGVEIDSLSDVVSFGAAPAFLVYKIQLYQMNEWGLIISSLLMIMGGIRLARFNVQLVGFDKNYFVGLPIPSSALAIVSYILTFTIDGNRLEGLAATMLAPLSIVMSLIMVSKIKYDTLPKFSAKEIRKHPVKSISFFFSIFLIAITKGQALFYLFAAFVLFGILRYLYYSVVKSAHKEIKEIGAEEAPNYDI, encoded by the coding sequence GTGAGAATAACGCGAGCTGTTGTTCCGACATTATTCACTGTCTTGAATATGTTCTGCGGATTACTCTCCATCGTCCAATCTAGCGAAGGACATTTTGTTGAGGCGTCATATTTTATTATTCTTGCCGGAGCATTCGATGCGCTTGACGGATTGATGGCACGATTAACAAAATCGAGCAGTCAATTTGGTGTTGAAATAGATTCCCTTTCAGATGTGGTCTCCTTTGGCGCTGCTCCTGCATTTCTTGTGTATAAGATTCAGTTGTACCAAATGAATGAATGGGGACTTATCATAAGTTCGTTGCTGATGATTATGGGAGGGATCCGATTGGCGAGATTCAATGTGCAGTTGGTCGGGTTTGATAAAAATTACTTTGTAGGACTTCCTATTCCGTCCAGCGCACTTGCGATTGTGTCATACATCCTTACATTTACTATAGACGGAAATCGTTTGGAAGGATTGGCTGCAACAATGTTAGCACCGTTGAGTATTGTTATGTCGCTTATTATGGTCAGCAAAATTAAGTATGATACACTTCCAAAATTTTCCGCAAAGGAAATCAGAAAACATCCTGTAAAATCGATTTCATTTTTCTTTAGCATATTTTTGATTGCTATTACAAAGGGGCAAGCGCTATTTTATCTCTTTGCAGCGTTTGTTCTTTTTGGTATACTTCGATATCTATATTATAGTGTAGTAAAATCCGCTCATAAAGAGATCAAAGAAATTGGTGCAGAAGAAGCACCGAATTACGACATTTAA
- the purS gene encoding phosphoribosylformylglycinamidine synthase subunit PurS, with translation MYQSTITITLRPSILDVQGKAVELGIHTLGLKEVENVRIGKSIQMTVNAATEDDAKRITEEACKKLLANSVMEDFTYTIQKV, from the coding sequence ATGTACCAATCAACAATTACAATAACACTTCGTCCGTCAATTCTTGATGTTCAGGGGAAAGCTGTTGAGCTGGGAATACACACGCTCGGATTGAAAGAAGTTGAAAATGTCCGTATCGGTAAATCGATTCAGATGACAGTGAATGCAGCAACGGAAGATGATGCAAAACGGATCACCGAAGAAGCATGTAAAAAACTGCTTGCAAATTCTGTGATGGAAGATTTCACGTACACGATACAAAAAGTATGA
- the purQ gene encoding phosphoribosylformylglycinamidine synthase subunit PurQ has protein sequence MNRPKMKFGIVVFPGSNCDHDAYHTTKHVLGQEAEFLWHKESDLKNSDVIILPGGFSYGDYLRTGAIARFSPIMNEVMNFAEKGGVVIGICNGFQILCESGLLPGVLLRNRSLLFSSRHVNIRVEHSESRYTNTLTSGDILSIPIAHGEGNFFAEPDTIKSLEENGQVVFRYCDEYGETTDESNPNGSINNIAGIMNKTGNVMGMMPHPERASEIQLGSADGKKIFESLIQSFVLQSA, from the coding sequence ATGAACAGACCAAAGATGAAATTTGGAATTGTTGTGTTTCCCGGCTCCAATTGCGATCACGATGCATATCACACTACAAAACATGTGTTAGGTCAGGAAGCGGAGTTTCTCTGGCACAAAGAATCTGATTTGAAAAATTCTGATGTCATCATCCTCCCCGGCGGATTTTCCTATGGTGACTATCTTCGCACAGGTGCCATTGCACGTTTCTCACCCATCATGAATGAAGTAATGAACTTTGCAGAGAAGGGTGGAGTTGTTATTGGTATTTGCAATGGATTTCAGATTTTATGCGAATCTGGTCTGCTTCCAGGCGTATTGCTGAGAAATCGTTCATTGCTGTTTTCCAGTAGGCATGTGAACATCAGAGTAGAACATTCGGAGTCTCGGTACACGAACACACTTACTTCCGGAGACATTCTCAGTATTCCCATCGCGCATGGCGAAGGGAATTTTTTTGCCGAACCGGATACGATAAAATCGTTAGAAGAGAATGGACAAGTGGTATTCCGTTATTGTGATGAGTATGGAGAAACAACGGACGAATCAAATCCAAATGGCTCAATCAATAATATTGCCGGAATTATGAACAAGACCGGTAATGTGATGGGAATGATGCCGCATCCGGAACGTGCAAGTGAGATACAACTTGGTTCTGCGGATGGGAAAAAGATTTTTGAATCGCTTATTCAGAGTTTCGTTTTACAATCAGCATAA
- a CDS encoding twin-arginine translocase TatA/TatE family subunit encodes MFGMGTSELMLIGLVILVLFGAKKIPEFMKGIGKGVSEFKKGMNEVQNELNKEPTETKPEEKEKK; translated from the coding sequence ATGTTTGGAATGGGAACATCGGAATTAATGTTAATTGGTTTGGTAATTTTAGTTCTCTTTGGCGCGAAAAAAATTCCTGAGTTTATGAAAGGAATTGGGAAAGGTGTCAGTGAATTCAAAAAGGGAATGAATGAAGTGCAGAATGAACTGAACAAAGAACCAACAGAAACAAAGCCGGAAGAAAAAGAAAAGAAGTAA